A genomic stretch from Saccharomyces paradoxus chromosome XVI, complete sequence includes:
- the DDC1 gene encoding Ddc1p (DNA damage checkpoint protein~similar to YPL194W) — MSFKATITDPGKQNIWFRAIYVLSTIQDDIKITVTTNELIAWSMNETDTTLCQVKFQKSFFEEYEFKPHEIVFGENGVQVIEDTYGNSHKLYSFRVNGRHLTTISRKPDGDGIKSFTIAVNNTSTCPESLANRLIVVIEMDSLIVKEYCPQFQPIKYDPIIINLKYKRRFLDVFGTAASDRNPQEPLDPKLLDVFTNTERELTSALFNEEVESDIRKRNQLTAADEINYICCNSTLLKNFLDNCNVNVTDEVKLEINVHRLSITAFTKAVYGKNNDLLRNALSMSNTISTLDLEHYCLFTTIEDEKQNRRSHSKRKEHMKSITFKLKDFKNFITIGPSWKSAQGGNDNISLWFCHPGDPILMQMQKPGVKLELVEVTDSNISDDLLAGKFIKAAISDSKEEARQKDNKEGCGSPLRSRTALKRENQPHSVTGTRNSPLKASSQAPDNGSAVTKTYRSNTARKLFVEEQSQSTNYGRDKLFEQAFSAHADINQEQSLDTNETHGVACLLNQANPLKRSVAKICDEAEGSTQQSTFAKRADTTVTWGKALPAADDEILCSNADRKEMLKKEKLKHVQGLIKSKNDTNNHKKQDNKEEEDGLGLTQVEKPRGLFD, encoded by the coding sequence ATGTCGTTTAAGGCAACTATTACCGACCCTGGAAAGCAAAATATCTGGTTTCGTGCGATATACGTGCTATCTACAATTCAGGATGATATCAAGATTACCGTGACAACAAATGAGTTAATTGCTTGGTCAATGAACGAAACGGACACTACACTTTGTCAGGTCAAGTTTcagaaaagtttttttgaGGAGTACGAATTTAAACCACATGAGATTGTATTTGGAGAAAATGGGGTCCAAGTTATAGAAGACACATACGGCAATAGTCATAAGTTATATTCCTTCCGTGTTAATGGAAGGCACCTAACGACTATATCGAGAAAACCGGATGGTGACGGTATCAAATCTTTCACCATTGCAGTCAATAATACTTCTACATGTCCTGAATCACTTGCAAATAGATTAATTGTGGTGATTGAGATGGACTCGCTAATAGTAAAAGAATACTGTCCCCAATTCCAGCCAATAAAGTATGATCCCATAATAATCAACCTCAAGTACAAAAGAAGGTTTTTGGATGTTTTTGGAACTGCAGCTTCCGATCGGAATCCACAGGAACCGTTGGACCCCAAGCTATTGGACGTTTTTACAAATACAGAACGTGAGCTAACATCAGCTCtatttaatgaagaagtGGAATCAGACATACGTAAAAGGAATCAGTTAACAGCAGCTGATGAAATCAATTACATTTGTTGTAATTCaacattattgaaaaattttttggacAACTGCAATGTTAATGTAACTGATGAAGTAAAATTGGAAATTAACGTCCATAGATTAAGCATAACTGCGTTCACAAAAGCCGTCTATGGAAAAAACAACGATCTTTTAAGAAACGCATTAAGCATGAGCAACACTATCAGTACGCTCGATCTTGAGCATTACTGTCTATTCACAAcaattgaagatgaaaaacaaaataggCGATCACATAGTAAGCGTAAAGAGCATATGAAAAGTATAACGTTCAAACTAAAGgacttcaaaaatttcataacGATAGGTCCATCCTGGAAGAGTGCCCAGGGCGGAAATGATAACATAAGTTTATGGTTTTGTCACCCTGGAGACCCTATTCTTATGCAAATGCAAAAACCGGGCGTGAAACTAGAATTGGTTGAAGTTACTGACAGTAACATCAGCGATGATCTCTTAGCGGGGAAGTTCATAAAGGCGGCCATCTCagattcaaaagaagaggCTAGACAGAAAGATAATAAGGAAGGCTGTGGCAGCCCATTAAGAAGCAGGACTGCTTTAAAGAGAGAAAATCAACCACATTCGGTTACTGGAACTCGAAATAGTCCTTTGAAAGCATCTTCTCAAGCCCCTGATAATGGTAGCGCAGTTACCAAGACCTATAGAAGTAACACGGCAAGAAAGTTATTTGTAGAAGAACAAAGCCAAAGTACGAATTATGGAAGAGACAAGCTGTTTGAACAGGCTTTTTCAGCTCATGCAGACATAAATCAGGAACAAAGTCTTGACACTAACGAGACTCATGGAGTGGCCTGTCTACTTAACCAGGCTAATCCTTTAAAAAGGTCAGTAGCCAAAATTTGTGATGAAGCTGAAGGCTCCACCCAACAATCTACATTTGCAAAAAGGGCTGATACCACTGTGACTTGGGGAAAAGCGTTACCAGCTGCCGATGATGAGATTTTATGCAGCAATGCtgatagaaaagaaatgctcaagaaagaaaaactgaagCATGTGCAGGGCTTGATAAAGTCCAAGAATGACACAAATAATCACAAAAAACAGGATAAtaaggaagaggaagatggACTGGGTCTCACACAAGTAGAAAAGCCAAGGGGTTTATTTGATTAA